Genomic window (Granulicella arctica):
AAGTGGTCGATCCGGACGCCGCGATTGTGGTCGAAGGCCTGGCGGAAGTAATCCCAGAAGGTGAACTGGCCGATCTCCGCAGGATGCAGGGAGCGGAAGGCGTCGGTGTAGCCGAGGTCGAGCATGGCACGGTAGAGCGCCCGGGTTTCGGGCTGGAAGAGCGCGTCGCGAACCCACGAGGCTGGCTTGTGGCAGTCGATATCTTCCGGGATGACGTTGAAGTCGCCGCCGATAACGGTTGGGATCATATCGCTCTTCCACTCGCTCATTTTGGTCAGGAGGCGTTGCATCCATGCGAGTTTGTAGTCGAACTTCTCGGTCCCGACGGGGTTGCCGTTGGGCAGGTAGATATCGACGATGCGGATACCGGCAATCATGACTTCGAGGTAGCGGGCGTGGGTGTCGGCCTCATCTCCGGAGAGCACGGTGCTGACGGATTCGATCGGCGATCGAGAGAGTATGGCTACACCGTTGTAGGCCTTCTGGGGGACGGCGACGCTTTCGTAGCCCAACTCCTGAAAAGCTGCGGAAGGGAACTCGGTTCCTTTGAGTTCCTGCAGGAGGAGGACGTCGGGATTGCGCGAACTCAGCCATGCGGTTACGTGGTCAAGACGGGCTTTGATCGAGTTGACGTTCCAGCTTGCGATGACGATGGCGGCCTTCTTTCTGCGAATGCATTGATCCAGTGCAAGTCTTTTCCGGTTCAGACTACTCGTTGCAGTAGCTCGGTGACTATGCTTTGCCATTCGGTATGGAGGTCGCCGCTTTGAGTTGGCCGGTGTGCGCGCCTGTACCAGTAGCCAGCGTTCGCGGTGTCGCCTTCGACGCGATGGAGGTAGGCGTGCACCCACGCTCCTTCGGGGTTGTCGTCTGATTGTGCGACCTCATGCGCCTGCTCCCACTCTCCTCGATTTGCGAGCCACAGGGCGCGAAGAGCAGGCGGATGGAATTGTCCGCTGCCAGCGACAAACTCTTCGAGTGTCATCAAGCTTCTCCTGACTATTGGAGTAGACGGGCGCGACAGAGGATTGCTTGCCCCGACCCTGCTTTGACGGGTAGACGCTGAACGTTCCGTCCACCGTCCCTCTATGGAGTTGTTTACTTCGCTCCGGCTTTTCGGGCTTCTTTCTGGGTGGCTTTCTTTGCGTTTTTGGCGCGGCGGGCTAGTTCGAGGTCGGAGAACATGGTGCCTCTGCAGTTGGGTGCTCCGCAGTGGCAGGAGCCTTCCTCGTCGTCGGAGTCGTAGAGGTTGTACTCGTAGGTGAGTTCTTCGCCGGCGGCGATATCGCGGAGGGCGAGGACGTAGATGTGGTCGTTATCGTCCTCGGTCTCGCAGTTCGGGGCGCAGGAGTGATTGATGAACATGGGGGTGCCGAAGCCGTCGATGACCATGTTGCCGTCGCCGTAGCCGAAGAGATAGGTGACGAATCGGTCGGCGTATCGCTCGTCGGCGACTTCCTTTGTCATGCGGGGACCGTCATACTCACAGACGCGATCGCCCTTCTTGATGGAGCGTGTGGTGTAGCAGCCGGCGGCGTGGATCGTGGAGGAGCGGATGATGAGGCCTGGCTGCATAGGGGTGTCGGGGTCCGGAGGGTGGTCTGTTGCCGACTATAACAAATCGCCGGTGAGGACCGTTATCGATCATTGGATGCTTGCTGCGGGCGGACAGTGCTGCGGTCATTGGTGAGGGTACGAGGTAAAATGATGGCGATGGTAAGTCGGATTTCAGGGCGCGTTGTGGTGTGGCTGATAGTGAGCGCAGGAGTGTGTGTGGCGCAGAAGTATGTGCCGCCACCGCCTGAACTCACGGTTGACCCGTGCGCTGTGCAGCCGAATGCGAAGTTTCCGGTGGCCCCTGATCCGAAGGTGAAGGCTCCGGTGTGCCCGCCGCCGGGAGCGGTTGCGGCTCCGAGTGCGCCGGCAGCTGCCGCTCCTGCGGCTGGTGCGGCGTTTCCGTTTCCGGGGGATGCACCGAAGGCTCCTGCGGCGGCGAAGCCTTCGACTGCGGAGCAGTTTCCATTTCCGGGTAGCGAACAGAAGGCTGCTCCTGCTGCTGCTCCGGCGGCGAAGACGGGAGGGACGGGGGACCAGTTTCCGTATCCGGGTGAGACGAGCAAGTCGCCGGATGCGGTGCCGGAGGGGAATACGCCACGGTATGTCCCGGATTCGCCTGCGCCGGGTTCTGCAGGCTCGGGGTCAAAGGCGCCGGGCTCGCCTGCTCCGGGGGATGACAGTAGTTCGAGTAGCAGCAGTAGCTCTGGATCAAGTTCCAGCAGTGACTCGGTGCCGCCGGGTGTCGATGACGCTCGGAGGGCTGGGGATGATGGCGAGGCCTCACCCGTGCGGAGCCGGAGGAAGCTGGCGAAGGTCAATGCGCAGTCGAACGACGATCGGGTGACCGAAGACCTGAGCGTGGCGAAGTTCTACACCTCTCGCGGCAACTTTACGGCGGCCTATCTGCGGACCAAGGATGCGACGAAGGCGATGCCCGACGACGCTGAGAGTCACTTCGCGCTGGCGCAGGCTGCGGAGAAGCTGCAGAAGAAGGACGAGGCTGTCGCCGAGTACAACACCTACCTGCAACTGGAGCCGAACGGGGACAAGATGGCTGCGGCGCAGAAGGCGTTGGCCGGGCTGCACTAGTTTCAGGGAAGACGTGACGGTTTGATGCTGGCGGGGTAAGCTTGCGACCAGCCATGCACCCGATCCTCGATAAGCTTCAGAATGAGATTCGTGACAGCCTCAGCGGTTTGAGTGCGGAGCAGACGCAGCTTCGTCCGTTGACTGATCCGGCGAAGTGGAGCATCCAGCAGGTCATGGAGCATCTGCTGCTGACGTATCGGTCGAGCTGCGCGGTGGTGGAGGGGCGTGTGGCGAAGGGTACGCCGACGAAGGCTTCGCCTGACATGCGCCAGAGGGTCGCTCAATTCGCGGTGTTTCAGTGTGGGTATTTCCCGACGGGCAGGAGGGCTCCGGCGATGGTGACGCCGCCTGATGCGGGCGAGGCAGTTGCGGGCGAGGTGCTGGCGGTCCGGGCTGCGGAGCTTCTGGAACGCTTCGACCGGTTGACGGCGGAGATGGAAGGTCTATTCGGAAGGAAGAGGGCGATCAGCCACGGCGTGCTGGGTCCTCTAGGTGCGCAGCAGTGGCGACGCTTCCAGTTGATGCACGGACAGCACCATCTGCGCCAGGTGTGTGCTATTCGTGCGGCTCACGGTCTGTCGAGAGGGTCTGATCGTCAGGGATGATGGAGGTGTTGGTGGTTTCGGTGTCCAGATCCTCGACGACGCGGAGATAGCGGCGCATGTAGCGGAGAGGGTCTTCAGCGGCGGCCATCTCGCGGAGATGGTAGAGCCAGGCGTTCTCGCGGGCGCTGCGCCGCATGTAGCCCTTCCGCTGAACGGTGTTGATGCGGCCGTCAGCCATTTTGCGGGTGAAGGTCTGGGGAGGCACCTGGAAGGTGATCTGGCCGCCCGCCTTCCAGAAGCTCACGGCAAACTCGTGGGAGAAGAGCAGGGCGTAGTATCGCCGCTGTTCCACGAGGGTGCTGACAGCTTCTGAAGGGTTCTTCCAAGGCAAGCCGAGCCTCACGATATACCAACGCCTGAACTCAAACCCATTGGCGCGGGCCTGACCTACGAGCAACTGCAGCAACTCAAGTCTAGTCATGGAGATAACGTCTCAGCGTCCCCTTGACTTGCATGTGCGGGGCCCGTAATCGCTTTAGTGTACGTGCGAGACCCGACATACGAATCAACCCCCGGATAGATTATTTTGACGAGGTGATCAAAAGGGTATTTGGGCATCTGAGTGGAGATATGTATCGTTGGCGCAGGATGAAGTTGCGAGCTAAATTTCTGGGAATAGCCTGTGCCGTTGTGCTGCTGGGCTGCGCGATGGCAAGCACAGCAATGGGGCAGCCGGGTGGGCTTCCGCCGGATGCGGCGAAACATACGGACCCGATCAACCTGCAGCAGGATGTCCGCGACGCGCATACAGCCTTCTACAACCTGGACTACGACCGGGCGCTGGGGATGTTTGAAGCGGTGCAGCGGGCGCATCCGCAGGACCCGATGGCGACGGACTACGTGCTGATGGTGCTGATCTTTCGCGAACTGTATCACCAGGATCTGCTGGATACGACCTACTACGCTCACGACTCTTTTCTAAGTTCGAAGCGGACGGTTTCGATCGCAGACGGGACGCGGCAGCGGATTGAGTCGTTGACGGATTCGGCGATTGCGCTTTGCGACCAGGCGTTGAAGCAGAATCCCGACGACAAGAATGCTTTGTTTGCACGAGGGTATGCGCGTGGAATGCATGCTGCCTTTATCACGCTGGCGGACCACAGCTATGTGACGGCGGCACGGCAGGGATTGGCGGCCCGGAATGACAGCGAAGCGGTGTTGAAGCTCGACGCGGGTTACCAGGACGCCAAGATGGCGGTGGGAATCCAGCAGTTTGCGGTGGCGAGTCTCCCTCGGCTGGTGCGGATGATGGTGGGTATCGCGGGTGTGGGCGGGAGCCGGGAGAAGGGGCTTGGGATGCTGCGGGATGCGGCGACCTACGGCATCGTGACGCGGATCGAATCGCGGACGACGCTGTCGCTTTTTCTGCGGCACGATGGGCGATATCCCGAAGCTTTGGTAGTGCAGCAGGGGTTGGCGCAGGAGTTTCCACATGACTATCTCTTTCGGCTGGAGCAGGCGAATTTGACGAAGGATGAAGGGAACGGCCCGCAGGCGATTGCGGCGTATCGTGACGTGCTGGCGGATGCGCGCAAGCCGGGATATTTTATCGATCCTCGGCTGCAGATGGCGTGGTTTGGACTGGCGGATACGGAGCGGGGTCAGAACGATATTACGGATGCGGCGAAGCATTATCTCGAGGCGTCGGAGCAGCCGAACTGCAGCGACTGGCTGCGGCGGCGGGCGCAGTTGAATGCGGGGCAGATGCTGGACCTGCTGCACGATCGCGGGGGAGCGGTAAAGCAGTACCAGATGGCGGCTGCGGGTGGCGGGGACCAGTCGCAGGCGGATGCGGCGCGGCGGTATTTGAAGGCGCCTTATGACGGAAAGTAGCGAAAGGGAACCTTCCGCTGCGGGTCGCCGTATGTAAAGATGATGTCTTCGGAGCTCTGCTATGTATTGCTCATGTTGTGGAAACCAATTCGGATCAACGGCGCGCTTTTGCCCGTCCTGCGGTGCGGCGCTTCCTGCTGAAGCAAAGGCGACTTCCGGCTATCCCCCTCCTCCGCCGCCCGGAGCCTTTCGCGGGCAGCTTGTTCGTCCGCGTTCGCCTCGTGTGATTGCGGGTGTGTGTTCTGGACTCGCTGAGCACTATGGATGGGACTTGAACGTGGTTCGCCTTGGAGCGGTGGTCATCACCCTGCTGACCGGTGTGGCGTTGTTTGCGTACATTGCGGCCTGGATCATTATTCCAGATGGGCAGTATGCGTTGCCGTATGGTGTGCCGCCAGCGCCCCCTCCGCCGCCTGGGGCTTCGACTTCGGAGAGCGCTGCGATTTGATCATTGCGCATCGCCCCTTCATGTACCGCAAGCGTCAGCTT
Coding sequences:
- a CDS encoding tetratricopeptide repeat protein; its protein translation is MASTAMGQPGGLPPDAAKHTDPINLQQDVRDAHTAFYNLDYDRALGMFEAVQRAHPQDPMATDYVLMVLIFRELYHQDLLDTTYYAHDSFLSSKRTVSIADGTRQRIESLTDSAIALCDQALKQNPDDKNALFARGYARGMHAAFITLADHSYVTAARQGLAARNDSEAVLKLDAGYQDAKMAVGIQQFAVASLPRLVRMMVGIAGVGGSREKGLGMLRDAATYGIVTRIESRTTLSLFLRHDGRYPEALVVQQGLAQEFPHDYLFRLEQANLTKDEGNGPQAIAAYRDVLADARKPGYFIDPRLQMAWFGLADTERGQNDITDAAKHYLEASEQPNCSDWLRRRAQLNAGQMLDLLHDRGGAVKQYQMAAAGGGDQSQADAARRYLKAPYDGK
- a CDS encoding PspC domain-containing protein, whose translation is MYCSCCGNQFGSTARFCPSCGAALPAEAKATSGYPPPPPPGAFRGQLVRPRSPRVIAGVCSGLAEHYGWDLNVVRLGAVVITLLTGVALFAYIAAWIIIPDGQYALPYGVPPAPPPPPGASTSESAAI
- a CDS encoding DinB family protein, with the protein product MHPILDKLQNEIRDSLSGLSAEQTQLRPLTDPAKWSIQQVMEHLLLTYRSSCAVVEGRVAKGTPTKASPDMRQRVAQFAVFQCGYFPTGRRAPAMVTPPDAGEAVAGEVLAVRAAELLERFDRLTAEMEGLFGRKRAISHGVLGPLGAQQWRRFQLMHGQHHLRQVCAIRAAHGLSRGSDRQG
- a CDS encoding SET domain-containing protein: MQPGLIIRSSTIHAAGCYTTRSIKKGDRVCEYDGPRMTKEVADERYADRFVTYLFGYGDGNMVIDGFGTPMFINHSCAPNCETEDDNDHIYVLALRDIAAGEELTYEYNLYDSDDEEGSCHCGAPNCRGTMFSDLELARRAKNAKKATQKEARKAGAK
- the xth gene encoding exodeoxyribonuclease III, which produces MAKHSHRATATSSLNRKRLALDQCIRRKKAAIVIASWNVNSIKARLDHVTAWLSSRNPDVLLLQELKGTEFPSAAFQELGYESVAVPQKAYNGVAILSRSPIESVSTVLSGDEADTHARYLEVMIAGIRIVDIYLPNGNPVGTEKFDYKLAWMQRLLTKMSEWKSDMIPTVIGGDFNVIPEDIDCHKPASWVRDALFQPETRALYRAMLDLGYTDAFRSLHPAEIGQFTFWDYFRQAFDHNRGVRIDHFLVSPSLQSRIERCEIDRGPRAQLRPSDHTPILLTLS
- a CDS encoding tetratricopeptide repeat protein, producing the protein MMAMVSRISGRVVVWLIVSAGVCVAQKYVPPPPELTVDPCAVQPNAKFPVAPDPKVKAPVCPPPGAVAAPSAPAAAAPAAGAAFPFPGDAPKAPAAAKPSTAEQFPFPGSEQKAAPAAAPAAKTGGTGDQFPYPGETSKSPDAVPEGNTPRYVPDSPAPGSAGSGSKAPGSPAPGDDSSSSSSSSSGSSSSSDSVPPGVDDARRAGDDGEASPVRSRRKLAKVNAQSNDDRVTEDLSVAKFYTSRGNFTAAYLRTKDATKAMPDDAESHFALAQAAEKLQKKDEAVAEYNTYLQLEPNGDKMAAAQKALAGLH